A part of Leptospira congkakensis genomic DNA contains:
- a CDS encoding response regulator produces the protein MGKDLILLVDDDGAIRKMLRIALEAKGYQTIEAISKKEAIESVALNSPKLVLLDLQLPDGSGLEVIKEVRNFSEIPFIVLSVMSSEEDKISLLDAGADDYITKPFSMGELLARIRTALRRLPTDETPPNWENAGLVVDFVNHQVIKNHNQIRLTPTEFQILTFLIKNSGKAITHDVLIKQIWGEQALNEMNSLRVHITQLRKKIEDSPGDPKFLITEPGIGYRWLNQSRV, from the coding sequence ATGGGGAAAGATTTGATTCTACTTGTTGATGATGATGGTGCCATTCGAAAGATGTTACGCATCGCATTGGAGGCAAAGGGTTACCAAACGATTGAAGCCATATCTAAAAAAGAAGCCATTGAATCTGTTGCTTTAAATTCTCCAAAATTAGTATTACTGGATTTACAACTTCCTGACGGTTCTGGTTTGGAAGTTATCAAAGAGGTTCGTAATTTTTCAGAAATTCCTTTTATTGTTTTGTCAGTGATGAGTTCTGAGGAAGATAAAATATCCTTACTTGATGCTGGTGCAGATGATTATATTACAAAACCATTTAGTATGGGTGAGTTACTAGCAAGGATTCGGACGGCACTCCGACGACTTCCAACGGATGAAACACCTCCCAATTGGGAAAATGCGGGTTTAGTTGTGGATTTTGTCAATCACCAGGTCATCAAAAATCATAATCAGATTCGATTGACACCAACTGAATTTCAAATCTTGACTTTTTTAATCAAAAATTCAGGTAAAGCAATCACTCATGATGTTTTAATCAAACAAATTTGGGGAGAACAGGCGTTAAATGAAATGAATTCGCTAAGAGTTCATATCACTCAACTTAGAAAAAAAATTGAAGATTCTCCTGGTGATCCTAAATTTTTAATCACTGAACCTGGAATTGGGTATCGTTGGTTAAACCAATCGCGAGTTTAA
- a CDS encoding sensor histidine kinase: protein MNEGKRPEDFLSLANQEEPKKKGILKVYFGMSPGVGKTYAMLTEAHHLKEDGEDVKVGIVESHGREETKALVEGLEWVPLKTIEYREKIWEEMDVERILKEKPSYVLVDELAHTNIPGSINKKRYQDVFSLLDAGINVLSTVNVQHLESQVDSIEKIIQSQVKETIPDSILERADELVLIDIIPDELLKRLSEGKVYIPEKIISAKENFFRKENLTYLRELSLSYTAKYVEKRMPQGRERILVAISASPHSKTLLRYAKKLALERNSELYAFFSENDEEKSVEAANFIRSHIRFAKELGAEVVHSFEVDPVFGIVTTVREKRINRLVIGGSKKNFFGDFFQKNISTKIIKQLRDIEIIIVPYLEDQRFQLDFYKKLIPSSGIRQYLSVFVLTSIVTFCNYFLISYIGYWTVSILYLFYVAVLGMFFSRGPVLLAAILSASFWNFLFIPPLYTFYISKLEDALMFVIFMLIALINGSLTARLKKNESKLRSREDKLSILYELTRNLSKTSTASEIIKTGEAFFKRIFPFPVKLHFYQAGEFSPTIEDAKDLAVATWTIKNGKPAGKYTETLSLANATFYPLVSPGGITGVINVVSNEEPSLEKEILLNTVANQVALALDRDILSEDSKKNFLLKESEKLYNLIFNSLSHELKTPLTSIQGSASALLDPEIDADPNARKDLVEEIQESSLVLNLLLGNLLDISRIESGSLALKKEKVYPSEIIHDSISYLGKNKTNHTIKILLNDLDFPIELDRVLFSHAIFNLLYNACIYTQKDSIIWISLVKTENSLQWIVEDNGNGLPFDSSRIFQKFYRGESSGKIGTGLGLAISKSIIELHGGSIDAMNRKDGGARFVIDIPNF from the coding sequence ATGAATGAAGGAAAACGCCCAGAAGATTTTCTTTCCTTAGCCAATCAGGAAGAACCAAAGAAAAAAGGGATTCTGAAAGTATATTTTGGAATGTCACCTGGTGTTGGTAAAACCTATGCAATGTTAACTGAGGCGCATCACCTAAAGGAAGATGGAGAAGATGTAAAAGTTGGCATCGTTGAGAGTCATGGAAGAGAAGAAACGAAGGCATTGGTAGAGGGACTCGAATGGGTTCCTCTCAAAACAATCGAATATAGAGAAAAGATATGGGAGGAAATGGATGTCGAACGTATCCTTAAAGAAAAACCAAGTTATGTATTGGTTGATGAACTAGCTCATACCAATATCCCAGGTTCCATTAATAAAAAAAGATACCAAGATGTTTTTTCGTTGTTAGATGCGGGAATTAATGTTCTTTCCACTGTCAACGTACAACATTTAGAAAGCCAAGTTGACTCCATTGAAAAAATCATCCAAAGCCAGGTCAAAGAAACCATACCTGATAGTATTTTAGAAAGGGCAGATGAACTTGTATTAATTGATATCATTCCAGATGAATTGTTGAAGCGGTTGTCTGAAGGGAAAGTGTATATACCTGAAAAAATCATTTCTGCCAAAGAAAACTTTTTTCGAAAAGAAAATTTAACCTACTTACGTGAATTGTCTTTGTCATACACTGCAAAGTATGTAGAAAAACGAATGCCTCAAGGAAGAGAAAGAATTCTTGTCGCTATCTCGGCAAGCCCTCATTCTAAAACCTTACTTCGTTATGCAAAAAAATTGGCTCTAGAAAGAAATTCAGAATTGTATGCTTTTTTTTCTGAGAACGATGAAGAGAAAAGTGTAGAAGCCGCAAATTTTATTCGTTCCCATATTCGCTTTGCTAAAGAGTTAGGTGCAGAAGTGGTTCACTCCTTTGAAGTGGATCCAGTTTTTGGAATTGTTACAACTGTCAGAGAAAAAAGAATCAACCGTTTGGTGATTGGTGGTTCAAAAAAGAATTTTTTTGGGGACTTTTTTCAAAAAAATATTTCTACTAAAATCATCAAACAACTTCGAGATATAGAGATCATCATTGTTCCATACTTAGAGGATCAAAGATTCCAATTAGATTTTTATAAAAAACTAATCCCATCCTCTGGAATTCGGCAATACCTCTCTGTCTTTGTTTTAACTTCAATTGTAACTTTTTGTAATTATTTCCTGATTTCATATATTGGTTATTGGACCGTTTCTATTTTGTATTTATTTTATGTGGCTGTGCTTGGAATGTTTTTTAGTAGAGGTCCAGTATTACTCGCAGCCATTCTTTCTGCATCTTTTTGGAATTTTTTGTTTATTCCACCTCTTTATACTTTTTACATTTCAAAGTTAGAAGATGCTTTGATGTTTGTTATTTTTATGTTGATTGCTCTTATTAACGGAAGTTTAACGGCAAGGCTTAAAAAGAATGAATCAAAACTTAGGTCAAGAGAGGATAAACTTTCTATTCTATACGAACTCACAAGGAATCTTTCGAAAACATCTACTGCATCGGAGATTATCAAAACTGGTGAGGCATTTTTTAAACGAATTTTCCCTTTCCCTGTGAAACTTCATTTTTACCAAGCTGGAGAGTTTTCTCCCACTATTGAAGATGCCAAAGATTTAGCAGTTGCAACTTGGACTATAAAGAATGGGAAACCTGCCGGTAAATATACGGAAACATTATCTTTGGCAAATGCAACATTTTATCCCTTAGTTTCGCCGGGAGGGATCACCGGTGTCATCAATGTCGTATCGAATGAAGAACCAAGTTTAGAAAAAGAGATTTTGTTAAACACGGTGGCAAACCAAGTGGCGCTGGCATTAGATAGAGACATTCTTTCTGAAGATTCTAAAAAGAATTTTTTACTGAAAGAATCTGAAAAATTATACAATTTAATTTTTAATTCCTTATCACATGAATTAAAAACTCCACTTACGTCCATTCAAGGATCCGCTTCCGCTTTGTTAGATCCGGAAATTGATGCAGATCCAAATGCTAGAAAAGATTTGGTTGAGGAAATTCAAGAGAGTTCTTTGGTTTTGAATTTACTTTTGGGAAATTTACTTGATATCAGTCGAATTGAATCGGGTTCTTTGGCTTTAAAGAAAGAAAAAGTTTATCCCTCTGAGATCATTCATGATTCAATATCTTACTTAGGAAAAAATAAAACCAATCATACAATCAAAATTCTATTAAATGATTTGGATTTCCCTATTGAGTTGGATCGTGTGCTTTTTTCTCATGCAATTTTTAATTTGCTCTATAATGCCTGTATTTATACCCAAAAGGATTCAATAATATGGATATCATTGGTAAAAACGGAAAATTCATTGCAATGGATTGTGGAAGACAATGGGAATGGATTGCCATTTGATTCTTCCCGAATTTTCCAAAAGTTTTATAGAGGTGAGTCTTCTGGGAAAATTGGGACAGGCCTTGGTCTTGCAATATCTAAATCAATCATAGAGTTACACGGAGGGAGCATTGACGCGATGAATCGAAAAGATGGTGGTGCGAGGTTTGTCATTGACATTCCTAATTTTTGA
- a CDS encoding potassium-transporting ATPase subunit C, translated as MKSNETSNQWEIAIRFFFLSIIGLGLLYPLSVTGLAQSLFPFKANGSLVVFQGNVIGSELLAQKINTESLFLYRPSAANYHTLPSGASNLSPSSFDLKTLVEKRKFDLETLGIDSQVCSELLYGSGSGLDPHISVGCAKEQAFYLSRKFNFPLKVLNELINKNTEYPILGIFGTERVNVTKLNVSWKEMKYE; from the coding sequence ATGAAGTCGAACGAAACATCGAACCAATGGGAAATTGCCATTCGATTCTTTTTTCTATCCATTATTGGTTTGGGACTTTTGTATCCACTTTCGGTAACGGGACTCGCTCAATCTTTATTTCCTTTTAAGGCAAACGGAAGTTTGGTTGTTTTTCAAGGAAATGTAATCGGATCAGAACTACTTGCACAAAAGATAAATACAGAATCTTTGTTTTTGTATCGTCCGAGTGCAGCAAATTATCATACGCTACCAAGTGGAGCCTCAAATTTAAGTCCTTCTAGTTTCGATTTAAAAACGTTAGTAGAAAAAAGGAAATTCGATTTGGAAACTTTGGGCATTGATTCTCAAGTTTGTTCTGAATTGTTGTATGGCTCAGGATCTGGACTTGATCCACATATTTCGGTGGGATGCGCGAAGGAACAGGCATTCTATCTTAGCCGAAAATTCAATTTCCCACTCAAAGTTTTAAATGAGTTGATTAATAAAAATACAGAATATCCTATATTAGGAATTTTCGGTACAGAGCGAGTGAATGTTACAAAACTGAATGTATCTTGGAAAGAAATGAAATATGAATGA
- the kdpB gene encoding potassium-transporting ATPase subunit KdpB produces the protein MVNSKNLISKELFIVSLTVAIRKFSPKYAFSNPVMATVWIGTSILFLQILYYYGSGIPFHNELPIFFWLLITLFFANFAESVAEGRGKARADSLRKTRSKTISKKVDSVGDLNFKEIISSELKVNDIVYVKAGDTIPGDGEVVFGIASVDESAVTGESAPVIRESGGDRSAVTGGTRVISDHLYIKITTKPGESFIDKMITMIEGATRQKTPNEIALGIVLFALTVLFLLTVLSMIPIANFVGSQIGQNWNFDFSVWLALFVCLIPTTIAALLSAIGISGMERLIRCNVIAKSGKAVEAAGDIHVLLLDKTGTITLGNREAHSFYPAVGVNEEDLADASQLSSLSDETPEGRSIVVLAKQKYAIRERNLISLDVRWIPFSASTRMSGVEIYENGKLIRNIRKGASDSIKKYIESLGGTVPESIQKISDEISKRGSTPIFVAEGERILGLIELKDIVKGGLKERFATLRRMGIRTVMITGDNPLTAAAIAAEAGVDDFIAEATPEAKLKRIREEQSNGYLVAMIGDGTNDAPALAQSDVGVAMNTGTQTAREAGNMIDLDSNPSKLIEIVEIGKQLLMTRGALTTFSIANDVAKYFAILPALFLPLAPLNIMHLSSPDHAILAAVIFNALVIPILIPLALRGVKYVPKSPDSALLRNFLIYGGGGMVFPFLGIKLIDLMISGGSL, from the coding sequence ATGGTAAATTCAAAAAATCTAATATCAAAAGAACTTTTCATTGTATCACTTACGGTTGCGATTCGAAAGTTCTCTCCCAAATATGCTTTTTCCAATCCCGTGATGGCAACCGTATGGATTGGAACTTCCATTTTATTTTTACAAATATTATATTATTATGGATCGGGGATTCCTTTCCATAACGAATTGCCTATTTTCTTTTGGCTTCTCATCACTTTGTTTTTTGCAAACTTTGCCGAAAGTGTTGCAGAAGGAAGAGGAAAAGCAAGAGCCGATAGTCTACGAAAAACAAGATCCAAAACAATTTCTAAAAAAGTAGATTCTGTCGGTGATTTAAATTTCAAAGAAATCATTTCCAGTGAATTAAAAGTCAATGATATCGTTTATGTCAAAGCAGGAGATACAATTCCTGGTGACGGAGAGGTGGTTTTTGGAATTGCGAGTGTCGATGAATCAGCGGTGACGGGAGAGTCTGCTCCTGTGATTCGAGAAAGTGGTGGGGACCGGTCAGCAGTCACTGGGGGAACTCGAGTAATCTCGGATCATTTATACATAAAAATTACAACAAAACCTGGTGAGAGTTTTATTGATAAAATGATCACAATGATTGAAGGAGCCACTAGACAAAAAACACCGAACGAAATTGCCTTAGGAATTGTTCTTTTTGCACTTACTGTTTTATTTTTGTTAACTGTTCTTTCTATGATCCCCATTGCCAATTTTGTTGGATCGCAAATTGGACAAAATTGGAATTTTGATTTTTCTGTTTGGCTTGCTTTATTTGTTTGTTTGATCCCAACCACAATTGCTGCACTCTTAAGTGCCATTGGGATTTCAGGGATGGAAAGGTTGATTCGCTGTAATGTCATTGCGAAAAGTGGAAAGGCTGTGGAAGCAGCAGGCGACATTCATGTTTTGTTGTTAGATAAAACGGGAACAATCACTTTAGGAAATAGGGAAGCTCATAGTTTTTATCCTGCGGTTGGTGTTAACGAGGAGGACCTTGCGGATGCGAGCCAACTATCATCACTATCTGATGAAACACCGGAAGGAAGATCGATTGTAGTTCTCGCCAAACAAAAATATGCGATTCGTGAAAGAAATTTAATATCGTTAGATGTTCGTTGGATTCCCTTTTCAGCCTCAACAAGGATGAGTGGAGTAGAGATTTATGAAAACGGGAAATTGATTCGGAATATTCGGAAAGGTGCATCCGATTCGATTAAAAAATATATAGAGTCTTTAGGTGGAACCGTTCCTGAATCCATACAAAAAATATCGGATGAGATTTCTAAAAGAGGGAGTACTCCTATATTTGTCGCTGAGGGTGAACGAATCCTCGGTCTGATTGAATTAAAAGATATTGTCAAAGGAGGACTAAAAGAACGATTTGCTACTTTAAGAAGGATGGGGATTCGCACAGTGATGATCACTGGTGATAATCCACTTACGGCTGCTGCTATAGCCGCAGAAGCCGGTGTGGATGATTTTATAGCAGAAGCTACACCAGAAGCAAAACTAAAACGCATTCGAGAAGAACAATCAAACGGGTATTTGGTGGCGATGATTGGAGATGGAACCAATGATGCACCGGCTCTTGCTCAATCGGATGTTGGGGTAGCGATGAATACGGGTACCCAAACAGCAAGAGAAGCTGGGAATATGATCGATTTAGACAGTAACCCAAGTAAACTCATTGAAATTGTAGAAATTGGCAAACAACTTCTAATGACTCGCGGGGCGCTGACTACTTTTAGTATTGCTAATGATGTCGCCAAATATTTTGCCATTCTACCAGCTTTGTTTTTGCCTTTAGCTCCACTCAATATCATGCATTTATCAAGTCCTGATCATGCGATTTTAGCAGCAGTGATATTCAATGCACTTGTGATTCCAATCCTCATCCCACTTGCCCTTCGTGGAGTGAAATATGTTCCTAAGTCTCCTGATTCCGCGTTACTTAGAAATTTTCTGATTTATGGTGGAGGGGGAATGGTTTTTCCATTTTTAGGAATCAAACTCATTGACTTAATGATTTCTGGAGGATCTTTATGA
- the kdpA gene encoding potassium-transporting ATPase subunit KdpA, whose amino-acid sequence MVELLYFPFYLGLLILVSPFVGYYMAFVLNAGSLPLEKKVIQFLFSGAPPSQTPKQYLNSLVLFHLLGAGILFSILKFQNYLPLNPLHLVGMDWDLALNTTISFITNTNWQAYSGESQLSYFSQMVGLTPQNFLSAGVGISVLAFVGRAVVSTKTNRFGNFWLDLFRSTFYILLPISFFVSILLVSQGVIQSFQDPIQSLGFDGGNEMIPMGPAASQIAIKQIGTNGGGYFGVNSAHPFENPTPLSNFIQMFSILFLPASCVFLYGKITNSFRHVWVIFFVMLSFFLLGFIAVYVSESFHLGFWEGKEFRFSLTESSLWLSATTAASNGSVNSMFDSYSPLAGGIAIFQMMLGEIIFGGVGTGMYGMFLFLILTVFLSGLMIGRTPEYFGKKIGSYEIKWTLFGILSPTACILVGSAITIFLESGHSAKGPHALSQILYAYSSASGNNGSAFAGFAADTLWGNLSLGFAMLVGRFSVIYAVILVAGSLGGKTTTKSFDGNFKLDTALFGVLLFSVILIVCGLSFFPVLALGPILEHLLLNKGIFF is encoded by the coding sequence ATGGTTGAATTACTTTATTTCCCTTTTTATCTAGGGTTACTGATTCTAGTTTCACCCTTTGTTGGTTACTATATGGCATTTGTATTGAATGCTGGGTCTTTGCCTTTGGAAAAGAAGGTGATCCAGTTTCTATTTTCTGGTGCACCTCCTTCGCAAACTCCGAAACAATATTTAAACAGCCTTGTTCTTTTTCACTTATTAGGAGCAGGGATTCTATTTTCGATTTTGAAATTTCAAAATTATTTGCCATTGAATCCTTTGCACCTTGTCGGTATGGACTGGGATCTTGCACTCAATACTACAATCTCCTTTATTACAAATACCAATTGGCAGGCTTACTCTGGTGAAAGCCAGCTCAGTTATTTTTCACAAATGGTTGGACTCACTCCGCAAAATTTCCTGAGTGCTGGTGTTGGTATTTCTGTTTTAGCCTTTGTCGGTCGTGCCGTTGTATCGACGAAAACCAATCGGTTTGGAAATTTTTGGTTGGATTTATTTCGTTCTACATTCTATATCCTTCTTCCGATTTCGTTTTTTGTTTCCATTCTTCTTGTGAGTCAAGGTGTCATTCAGTCTTTTCAGGATCCGATTCAAAGTTTGGGTTTTGATGGAGGAAATGAAATGATACCGATGGGGCCTGCCGCTTCACAGATTGCGATCAAACAAATTGGAACCAATGGTGGTGGTTATTTTGGTGTGAATAGTGCTCATCCTTTTGAAAATCCAACTCCTCTCTCTAACTTCATCCAAATGTTTTCGATTCTTTTTTTACCAGCCTCTTGTGTGTTTTTATACGGCAAAATAACAAACTCTTTTCGTCATGTTTGGGTGATTTTCTTTGTAATGTTGTCATTTTTTCTATTGGGATTTATTGCCGTATATGTTTCGGAGAGTTTTCACTTAGGATTTTGGGAGGGAAAGGAATTTAGATTTAGTTTGACCGAATCCTCACTTTGGTTATCCGCAACAACGGCTGCCTCCAATGGTTCTGTAAATTCTATGTTTGATAGTTACTCCCCTTTAGCCGGTGGGATTGCTATTTTCCAAATGATGTTAGGTGAGATTATCTTTGGTGGTGTGGGAACGGGAATGTATGGAATGTTTTTATTTTTGATATTAACTGTTTTTTTGTCGGGGCTTATGATTGGTCGGACACCAGAATACTTTGGTAAAAAAATAGGCAGTTATGAAATCAAATGGACTTTGTTTGGAATTTTATCTCCTACTGCTTGTATCCTTGTTGGTTCTGCCATCACAATTTTTTTAGAGTCTGGTCATTCTGCAAAAGGTCCACATGCCTTATCACAAATCCTTTATGCTTATAGTTCTGCTTCAGGGAACAATGGTTCTGCTTTTGCTGGATTTGCTGCTGATACTCTATGGGGAAATTTATCTTTAGGATTCGCTATGTTAGTGGGAAGATTCAGTGTGATTTATGCAGTGATTCTTGTTGCCGGGAGCCTCGGTGGAAAAACCACAACTAAGTCTTTTGATGGAAACTTCAAATTGGATACGGCACTTTTTGGAGTTTTACTTTTTAGTGTGATTCTCATCGTTTGTGGTCTTTCCTTTTTTCCTGTACTGGCTCTCGGGCCTATACTGGAACATTTACTTTTAAACAAAGGGATTTTCTTCTAG
- a CDS encoding LIC10775 family protein, whose protein sequence is MIGENYSLLFSKFTLKLGSLILLLLIQVFSLGAQTNPNIIVDPLLQKPWIPDAEEEESRSFHRFLSEHKNKQSTVKKKDSHGRNYLVSPAGQMRFLIDDEYIKEFPVITEADIAAKELEALYEVRKEKDVVFLGKGIHLCYRLQREKEPGFFPGWLVRSNEITNRAANEWSDQTIPLDLVSDPYGCYVESAKPKDQLVLESESFRYRIRFSSKLRYEGLFGNRLGIYGENRDSIYRIVRFVQFLSNYLPEGQTEWEEALTLQTSGKKKKNLPKIILSIGSSFDKTRPLRDTKNYFRFWDSMRSLTPALIRKLGFKRTESKSEYLSEWTEVDEIGNSVAMEMKEYYLYNAPRGYFLSLSYPKREKETADLYWQTIRSSFEVKE, encoded by the coding sequence ATGATAGGGGAGAATTACTCTCTTCTATTTTCTAAATTTACCCTAAAATTAGGATCTTTGATTTTACTCCTATTGATTCAAGTTTTCTCGTTAGGTGCCCAAACAAACCCCAATATCATAGTAGATCCATTATTGCAAAAACCTTGGATCCCTGATGCGGAAGAAGAGGAGAGTCGTAGTTTTCATCGTTTCCTTTCTGAGCATAAAAACAAACAATCTACGGTCAAAAAAAAAGATTCCCATGGTCGGAATTATTTGGTTTCGCCGGCTGGCCAAATGCGCTTTCTCATCGATGATGAATACATAAAAGAATTTCCTGTGATCACCGAAGCAGACATTGCCGCAAAAGAATTAGAGGCACTTTATGAAGTTCGAAAAGAAAAAGATGTCGTGTTTCTCGGAAAAGGAATCCATCTCTGCTACCGGTTGCAAAGGGAGAAAGAACCTGGTTTTTTTCCAGGTTGGCTTGTTCGTTCCAATGAAATCACAAACCGTGCGGCCAACGAATGGTCAGACCAAACCATTCCTTTAGATTTAGTCAGCGATCCTTATGGTTGTTATGTGGAATCGGCAAAACCCAAAGACCAGTTGGTTTTAGAATCAGAATCCTTTCGTTATCGGATTCGATTTTCGTCTAAACTTCGTTATGAGGGACTTTTTGGGAATCGTCTCGGAATTTATGGTGAAAACAGGGATTCTATCTACCGCATCGTACGATTTGTCCAATTTCTCTCTAATTATTTACCAGAAGGCCAAACGGAATGGGAAGAAGCGTTAACCCTCCAAACTTCGGGTAAAAAAAAGAAGAACCTACCTAAAATCATTTTGTCAATAGGTTCTAGTTTTGATAAAACAAGACCACTCCGAGATACTAAAAATTATTTTCGGTTTTGGGATTCTATGCGTTCTCTCACACCAGCTCTCATCCGAAAGTTGGGATTCAAACGGACTGAATCTAAATCGGAATATTTGAGCGAATGGACAGAGGTGGATGAAATTGGAAATTCAGTTGCAATGGAGATGAAAGAGTATTATCTTTATAACGCACCTCGGGGTTACTTTCTCTCCTTGTCGTATCCCAAACGAGAAAAGGAAACGGCAGACCTTTATTGGCAAACCATTCGAAGTTCATTTGAAGTTAAGGAGTAA
- a CDS encoding 16S rRNA (uracil(1498)-N(3))-methyltransferase produces MLEPGLILFRTGFSPKPNISLFSEELAHLRALRLSKEETIIQIRDGEGGLYDYQFSPHSKELKFLNETQVPKKTERKTVAIALPKGNRFDFFLQKVTEIGLDAVVFLVFRHSIRKEFNLERAEKIVKEAAAQSKQTELLKLSIEPAGDWMKSHKDSLVVFHPHRSEMFSANHLLEKIPVIGPEGGFHLDEENWMEENQIPRLTLPGGVLRTETAGIVAASFLVYGT; encoded by the coding sequence TTGTTAGAACCTGGTCTCATTCTTTTTCGGACTGGATTTTCGCCAAAACCGAACATTTCTCTTTTCTCAGAAGAGTTAGCGCACCTCCGAGCCTTACGACTCAGTAAAGAAGAAACCATAATCCAAATTCGAGATGGAGAAGGTGGTCTTTATGATTATCAATTCTCACCGCATTCCAAAGAATTAAAATTTCTAAACGAAACACAAGTTCCTAAAAAAACAGAAAGGAAAACCGTCGCAATTGCCCTTCCGAAAGGAAACCGGTTCGATTTTTTTTTACAAAAGGTTACGGAGATTGGACTCGATGCTGTAGTCTTTTTAGTCTTTCGGCATTCCATTCGCAAAGAATTCAATTTGGAGAGGGCCGAAAAAATCGTAAAAGAAGCGGCCGCCCAGTCCAAACAAACAGAGTTACTCAAACTTTCCATTGAGCCAGCCGGAGATTGGATGAAGTCACATAAAGATAGTTTGGTGGTCTTTCATCCGCATAGGTCTGAAATGTTTTCGGCAAATCATTTACTTGAAAAAATTCCTGTGATTGGACCTGAAGGGGGATTTCATTTAGATGAGGAAAACTGGATGGAAGAAAACCAAATCCCAAGACTCACTCTTCCTGGTGGAGTTCTCCGAACGGAAACGGCAGGCATTGTCGCTGCCAGTTTCCTTGTGTATGGAACTTAA
- a CDS encoding outer membrane lipoprotein-sorting protein, which produces MRKIWVLLFFFSFGSIEAQGAPDASLSAQELLARLDREMDFGKGLVKGTYVLIRRNGTSETWKINRFFNGEDALLLFDRKGRGLESKLLTKDEGENVFFFNVLSAKLFRKTDDEKYEALMGTGFFYVDLSGYSYQANYNPLVNGDLEIGGEVYYRISLKPILPYFYKKLVLLVGKKDLKPYRVDFHDRDGILFKTLNLKYGPVKVKEVSGKVEEIQKASRLEMLDLNTGSITVWEIQEVDKSVNPDASLFAVDNLSR; this is translated from the coding sequence ATGCGAAAAATTTGGGTTCTATTATTCTTTTTTAGTTTTGGTTCGATAGAAGCGCAAGGTGCGCCTGACGCTAGTTTGTCGGCGCAGGAACTTTTGGCAAGATTAGACCGAGAAATGGATTTCGGGAAAGGACTTGTGAAAGGTACTTACGTCCTCATTCGTAGGAACGGAACTTCTGAAACTTGGAAAATCAACAGGTTTTTCAATGGGGAAGATGCTCTACTTCTATTTGATCGAAAGGGGCGGGGATTAGAATCCAAACTACTCACTAAGGACGAAGGAGAAAATGTATTTTTCTTCAATGTTCTGAGTGCAAAGTTGTTCCGAAAAACGGATGATGAAAAGTATGAAGCGCTGATGGGAACTGGATTTTTTTATGTGGATCTTTCTGGATATTCCTATCAGGCCAATTACAATCCGTTAGTGAATGGGGATTTGGAAATTGGTGGAGAGGTGTATTACCGAATTTCTCTCAAACCCATCCTTCCTTACTTTTATAAAAAATTAGTTTTACTTGTAGGTAAAAAAGATCTAAAACCTTACCGCGTTGACTTTCATGATCGCGACGGAATTTTATTCAAAACTTTAAACTTAAAATACGGACCTGTGAAAGTAAAAGAAGTTTCTGGAAAGGTAGAAGAAATTCAAAAAGCATCGCGTTTGGAAATGTTAGATTTGAATACAGGTAGTATCACTGTTTGGGAAATCCAAGAAGTGGACAAATCCGTAAACCCGGATGCTTCTCTTTTTGCAGTCGACAACCTGAGTCGTTAA